Genomic window (Nitrospirales bacterium LBB_01):
ATATCATCTGACACTGAACCCTCTATAACTTTATGTTGTAAAACTTTATTTTTAGCTATCTCATTTTCACTGTTTAAAGGGATATGTCTTACGCTTAGAAACCCTGCATAATTGTAGGCAACCAAAACAATGACCAGACATACAGCTGCTACAGCTATAGGGTTAAGCCTAAGAAAATTCCAGAAGTTAAACGTCTGCGGCTCTTTGGCTTGTGTTATGACTGTTCTTGCAAGATTATTAAAAAACATGCCGCCAGGGTCCGGCACTTCATTTCTTAGCAGAGATTCAATGACAATAAGTTCTTTAGCACAATCGCTGCATACAGAGATATGTTCTCTGATAATGAGTGTTGTCTCCTTACTGAGTGTACCTTTAAGGTAGTTATGCAGCATGTCTTGTATGTCGTCATGTTTAATTTTCATAAACATCTTTCCCCGCAATTGATATTCTTAGTTTTTTAATAGCGCTGTGATAATGGGCTTTAACCGCTCCCTCAGAGCAGCCCATAACCGCAGCCGTTTCTGCTATGCTTAAGTCCTTATATACCCTAAGAATAACAGTGAGGCGCTGCCTGACTGGGAGGGCAGCGAGGAGGCTTTTTAAGAGCCTCTCTCGCTCCTTTTCTATCAGGGAGGACACAGGCCCTGGTTCATTTGATGTAATGGTTTCAGTTAATTCAACTTTTATTAGAGAATTGCCGCGCATATGATTTAAGGCAGTGTTGACTGTTATTCTATAAAGCCACGTCTTAAAAGACGATGTCTTTTTAAAATTTTTTAGCTCTTTCACAGCACTGATAAGAGCCTTCTGTGTTATGTCCTTAGCCTCATCCATATCGCTAACCACCCTGTAAGAAAGTGAATAAACCTCCTTTTGGTACTTTTTGATAAGACTCTCCACTGCCTCCTCATTACCGCTCAGATAAGAGTCTATCAGTCTATTGTCTTCATCCATCCGTATTCGCTGTCATTTTACTTATTTAGACACATTGTATCGTTTAAAGGTTTAGTGTGTTTTAATTATTTCTAAACTGCAGCATAAAGAAGATACTCTGTATTTCCCTTATGGCCTTTTATTGGGCTTTCACATACGCCGTTGAGTTTTAAGTTTAACCCCTGAACAAATTCACTTATATCGGCAACAACGCGATCCCTCTTTTCTTTTGTTTTAATAATACCGCCTTTTTCCACCTCTCCTTTGCCTACCTCAAACTGCGGCTTTATAAGCGCTATGATTTGCCCGGAACATGGTGATTTATCAGTGCCGAAAGGGGTTAGAAATTCCACAGCTTTAGGCATTACAAGTTTTAGTGAAATAAAGGAGACGTCAATTACAACAATATCAATAGTATCTTTGATTGAACTCCTGTCTAAGTAGCGAATATTAGTTCGCTCTAAAACGACAACCCGTTCATCGTGGCGCAGTTTCCAGTCAAGCTGTCCATATCCAACATCAACAGCATAAACACGGGTTGCCCCCTCTTTTAGAAGACAGTCGGTAAAGCCCCCTGTTGAGGATCCAATGTCAAGGGCTGTTTTGCCTGATGCAGAGATACCAAAGGTTGAAAGCGCATGTTTAAGTTTTAAACCGCCTCGGCTGACATACGGGCACACAACCCCCTTTAAAGCAATATCAGCAGTTTCCTCTACAAGTTCGCCGGCTTTACTAACAACCGAAAGATTAACCACCACTGCCCCTGACATTATCAGTGCCTGAGCCTCATTTCGTGAGGACACAAGGGCTCTTTCAACGACTAATACATCGAGTCTTTTTTTCAGTTCAGTTTACTTTGCGGTTTTCTTTCTGCCCGGAGATTTAGCTGGTGTTTTTGCCGTTTTCTTAGCTGCTGGTTCTACTTTAGGAGCTGCAGGTTTCCTTCCCCTTGGTTTCTTCTCAGTTACCTCCGGCACCTTCTCAACCGCTTTTGTTACAGTCTTAGCAGACTCTGGATTTTCTACAGTAGCAGCAACAGCAGCAACAATGGTAGCAGCAACAACTTGTGAAGCCTCATCTGTTGCAGAGATTACCTCATCGCCTTTCGTTGGCAGATTTACATAGAATTTCCTTGCCGCTTCTAAAAGCTCACCAAGGTATGCCCTTCCCTCCTCAGTAATGGTTATTCCCATTTTTTGCAGATCTTTTAGAAACCCCTCCCAGCCCTCGTGGTCCCACTTACCCTTAGTCTGTTCCACGAAGCTGACCGTTTGTTCATACATCACTTTGGTGATGTCAGAAAGACCCTTTCCAAATCCCTGCTTAAATGAGGATGTTTCATAAATTTTCTTCATAGACTGAACAATCGTACCAAGGTATGTCTGCATATCTGCAGTCAACTGCACACCCTTTTCCTGTGCGTCCTTAAGAAGGCTAAGCCACGCTGTGTGGTCCCAGTACCCTTTCTGCTTTTCCACAAACTGGGACGATATCCGTAGTAAATCCCTAAATAATGTCATCTGTTTTTCCTCCATGTAGGTTCATTTGTTGATTACCAGTATTATACTGCTAACTCTTAAAAAAAAAAAGTATTTACATCACGAAAGTAGTAGTTTATTTCAAGAGAATCATCTCTAAAAAATGAAATACATTTTAAATTATTGTATAATAATGCGGGTGGCAGTGATAAAAATATGTGGCGAGGTGAAAGCATGGGAAAGCATGGATATGAGGGTGTAGGCGTAGCATTTCAGGGAGGGGGTTCCCTTGGGGCATACCACATAGGGGCTTATAAGGCGATGTCAGAGGGAGGATATGAGCCCGACATTGTCTCAGGTATATCAATAGGCGCCTTTACGGCGGCAATCATAGCAGGAAATGAACCCGGGGACAGGCTTAAAAGTCTGTATGGATTTTGGGATTCCATAGCATGGCCGGATGTAGCTGCTTTTGCACAAACAGGGACTCAATTAAAGAGGTTTCATAATACATTGTCTTCTATTCAGGGGTTTTTATTTGGACAGCCTAATTTTTTTTCACCACGGCTGCCTGTGCCACAGTTTTTTCCGGTAGGCTCAAAAGAAGCAACAAGTTATTACGACACTGAGGAATTGGCATCAACTCTTAAAAAATTCGTAAACTTTGACAGAATTAATGCTAATAAAACCCGGCTGCTTCTTGGCTCAGTTAGAGTAAAGGACTCGGTTCTCAAGTATTTTGATAACAAGGATGCTAAAGACAACAACTACAAAATCGGCCCCGAACACGTTATGGCAAGCGGCGCTATGCCGCCGGGGTTTCCCGGCATAAGAGTGGACGGCGACTTATATTGGGATGGCGGCTGCATCTCCAACACCCCTCTTGAGGGCATATATAAAGCCATCGTAGATAAAGACATGCTGGTCTTTATGATTGATCTATTTAACCCAATAGGGAAAGAGCCTGAGGATATGAACGACGTCATGTCCAGATACAAAGATATACAGTATTCAAGCCGCACGTATGACCATATAAAACACATTAACAAGCAGCATAATCTTGCCTGTGCACTCTCTAAAATGCTTAAAAATGCAGACAAACTTGACAAAAACACTTATGCAGAGCTTCAGTCTCTGTTTAGGGATAAGGTATTTGACATTGTGCATATTGTCTATGATGCGCCGCCATTTGAGGTGCCGACACGGGATTGTGAATTTTCAAAAAGCTCCATCCGAGAGCGTGCCGAACACGGCTATAGCGATATGGTAAAGGCTTTCAGGGAGAGTCCGTGGTTAAAAGAGCGTTTGCAGGGGACGCACTCATTGTTTTCCGGTTTCAGAGGCGGGAAAGTTTATAGATAGGCAATTTTGTTTTTTAATATTGTCTTTATCTCATTAACGGCTAAATCTATAGACCCTGCGTTTTTTCGGAAAAGCTCTCCAGCTTTTCTACCCATTTCGGCAGATCTTGCTGGATTTTTCAGAAGCTCACGCAGAGTTTCGCATAAGTCAGAGCTGTCGGCTTGTATAGCGGCGCCTGTTTCAAAAAAATCTTCAGCCATTGGAAAGTTATCCATAAAGGGGCCTGTAACTATCGGTTTTTCCCAAAAAGCAGGCTCTAAAAGATTGTGTCCGCCCTTAGGCAGGAAACTACCCCCCACTATTGCAATATCAGCTGCTCCATAAAGCGATGAAAGCTCTCCTATCGTATCCACTAAGACAACGTCAGACTGAGTGCCGTTTAATTTTGTCCGCCTCTGATACTCGGTGTGTTGAGATATTAAGATTCTCTCAACGTCTTTGAAACGCTCAGGATGGCGCGGCGCTATTATCAAAGAGAGCGTAGCAAACTCAGTTTTTAGTTTATTGTAACAGGAGAGAATTAACCTTTCCTCACCCTCGTGTGTGCTCCCCATAACTATCAGCGGCTGTGGCATCTTTGTTGCCCAATCTGGAATATCTTTAGAGGGCATTACATCAAACTTAAAATTTCCAAACGTATGAACCTTATCAGGTCTTGCGCCAAGCTTTATCACACGTTCGCTATAGACTTCACTTTGCATCCCGAAAAAGGATATTTTGGAAAAAATCTCTTTCATAAAAAACCGGATTTTTTTGTATCCTCGGAATGATTTGTCAGAGATCCTGCCGTTTAAAAGCATCACAGGAATTTTGCGCTCTGACATCTGATGAAACACCTCAGGCCAAAGCTCTGTCTCCATCACGATAAACAAATCCGGATTTATAGTCTCAATTGCCCGTCTGACACATGCCGGAGTGTCAAACGGCATATACACAACTTTTCCAACTCTGCCAAGCCTCTCTGCTGCAGTATTCTGACCGGTATCCGTTACTGTTGAAAGCACAACGTGAGGGGTTATCTCTTCTGTAATTTTTTTGATAAGCGGTACTGCCGATACCGTTTCTCCTACAGACACTGCATGAACCCACACCACCGGCTTACCAGCCGTATCTATCACGGACACATCGTCTTTGGCAGTGTGTCTGCTGCCCGGTTTTTTTAAAACGAAGCCATATTTTCCGGCCCGCTCCATAAACCACTTTCCCCTTAAGCCGGAGGCTCTCTTAAGGAACTGATACGGAAGCAGAAGTAAAAATGCTGCAAAATATAACAGCCTATATATAAACATCATTCAGTATCCAGCATATCCCTTATTCTCTTTGGTATTGTTAGCATTCCCTTTGAAGTTATTTTAGCAGTAATTATTAGTTTAATTGCCTATGCAGTTAACTCCACTAATGGAGGAACTGGATTCCTGCCTCCGCAGGAATGACAAGAAAAAGAAAGCCACCCCCTCTGTCATTCCCGCCTCCGAGCGGGAATCCAGTTCTTTTTCCAATTAAAAAAAAATAGAAACCTACCTCCTTAGAATCCTGAAAAACCTCTACCGGAGTTAACTCAATAAGCATTTTAGTTTATAATCCTACTGCTAGTCGCCTGTCAGATTGGCAATGATTTTGACAACCTCATCGGTGGGGTTTTTGGATTCAAATAAAGCTCGGAGTCTTTTAAAGTCATCAGTCATAGACTCTCGTTTTGCGCTGTCTTCATAGAGACTCAAGATCTCTGCTGAGATTCTGGCTGGGGTGGCGTCGTCCTGAATTAATTCCTTAACCACCTCGCGTTCCATGATGAGGTTAGCAAGATTTATGTGGCTTACGTCTATTATTATTTTTGCGATGCGAAATTCAATTGCTGGCATTTTGTAAAACACCACAAGCGGTATCCCCATTAGAGCCGCTTGAAACGCCGCCGTGCCGGATTTCATAAGAGCAACATCGCTTACGGCAAGAACATCCAGCGACCTTTCAGCCACAAACTTAACCTCCAGTGCTCTAAGAGTTGTAAATAACGCCTTATACCGTTCTATGTGTAGATTTGGCGCTACTGCTATAATAAATTGAAATTCAGAGTGTGCAGACTTAATTGCCTTAATTGTGTCAACAATTACCGGCAGGTGGCGCTTTAGTTCACCGTCTCTGCTGCCAGGGAAAATTCCAAGCACAGGAGCGTCAGGATTTAAAGAAAACTCCTCTTTCAGCGATTTGGCATCGGAGACATGCTGAAGCAATTCCTCCATAGCCGGATGCCCTACAAACTCACAATCAGTTCCCTCTTTTTCATACATCTCCGGCTCAAAGGGAAGTATTGCCGCTATTATGTGGGAACGCTCCGCTATCTTTTTAATTCGCCCGGTTCGCCATGCCCACACCTGTGGGCTAACGTAGTAAAGCACCTTTATCCCATACTTTTTAGCCGCCTTTGCTACAAAAAGATTAAAATCCGGAAAATCTATCAAAACCAATACATCGACACGTTTTGTTTTAAAAATCTCAGTGAGTTTTCTGTATGTGCCAAAGAGTTTTTTTACCGAGGAAATTGCTCCAAATATTCCAAACGCACTTGTTATACCAGCAATAAGTTCAACCCCCTCAGTCTCCATCTTACTGCCGCCCACGCCCAGAAGAAACACATCCGGCCATTTTTCTTTTAACTTCTTAGCAAGCAGTGCGCCGTATAGCTCACCGGAGGACTCACCGGCTATAATCATCACCCTTAAAGGCATGATCTGATTACATCGGCCACTTTTCTTATGCTCACTTGTGGCATCTCAGGATAGACGGGAAGAGACAGTACCTCTGAGGCCGCCTGTTCAGAAACCGGCAAAACCCCTCGTTTCAATCCCTGTCCTTTGAGCGCCTCTTGTAGGTGCATCGGAATTGGATAGTAAACAACTGAGGATATTCCTTCATTTGAAAGCGTCTCTTTTATCTTATCCCTGTGAGGAGAGCGTATTGTATATTGGTGGTAACTGTGAGTGTAACCATCTGGCTCAGCTGGGCATTTTACCACATCTTTAAGGAGTGAATTGTAAAGGTTGGCATTTTCCCGCCGCATTCTGTTTTTTTCGTCAAGCCTCGCTAATTTTATAAGCAGCACTCCAGCTTGAATCTCATCCAGTCTGCTGTTAAACCCCACCTCAGTATGTATATAGTTACCGCGTGAGCCGTGATTTCTCAAACTCAGGATTCTTTCATAAATCGTATCGCTTTTTGTCACTACAGCGCCGCCGTCACCGTAGCAGCCAAGATTTTTGCTTGGATAAAAACTAAAACATCCGGTATCGCCAAATGTGCCGGTTCTTCTGCCGTTTATCAGCGCTCCGGTTGATTGAGCGCAGTCCTCTATCACATAAAGATTATGGCTATTTGCAATATCCATTACTCTGTCCATATCGCAAGGCAGCCCAAAAAGGTGAACAGGCAAAATGGCGCGGGTTTTCTTAGTGATTTTCTCTTCAATTTTGTTGACGTCTATATTTAGTGTTTTATCATCAATATCAACAAACACGGGTTTTGCCCCCATATAGAGAATGCTTTCCACTGTGGCAAAAAACGTAAACGGTGTTGTTATAACCTCATCGTCTTTTTTTATGGAAAGAGCCGCCAAAGACAAAAACAACGCTCCTGTGCCGGAGGCTACTCCCATGGAGTAGAAATTGTTTGTATTAGAACTGGATAAAAACTGACTGAATTCTTTTTCAAATTGCTCAACGTGCGGGCCTAACACATATCGGGTACTTTTAAGAATTTCTGTGACTTTCCCTATGACCTCAGCTTCTATTTCAAGAAACTCCTTCTTCAAATCCAACATTGGTATCATGTCTGTTTGCTTTATCATGCTCATAGCTATTTTTTAGCTGCCGCTATATGATCTCTTAGTGCAGTGGTAATTCTAAGGGCAAGATCAAGCGCTCTTCTGCCGTCATACCCTGACACCACAGGGTGCCCGCCGCTAATCACACAGTCAACAAAACTTGAAAGCTCCTCCTTTAACGGTTCAACATCTGAGGCTATATTTATCGTCTCCATATTTCCGCTGTAATCATAACATAGAAGCTCTTGTGTTATGTAATCAAGTGTTAAAAAA
Coding sequences:
- a CDS encoding patatin-like phospholipase family protein; this translates as MGKHGYEGVGVAFQGGGSLGAYHIGAYKAMSEGGYEPDIVSGISIGAFTAAIIAGNEPGDRLKSLYGFWDSIAWPDVAAFAQTGTQLKRFHNTLSSIQGFLFGQPNFFSPRLPVPQFFPVGSKEATSYYDTEELASTLKKFVNFDRINANKTRLLLGSVRVKDSVLKYFDNKDAKDNNYKIGPEHVMASGAMPPGFPGIRVDGDLYWDGGCISNTPLEGIYKAIVDKDMLVFMIDLFNPIGKEPEDMNDVMSRYKDIQYSSRTYDHIKHINKQHNLACALSKMLKNADKLDKNTYAELQSLFRDKVFDIVHIVYDAPPFEVPTRDCEFSKSSIRERAEHGYSDMVKAFRESPWLKERLQGTHSLFSGFRGGKVYR
- a CDS encoding zf-HC2 domain-containing protein is translated as MKIKHDDIQDMLHNYLKGTLSKETTLIIREHISVCSDCAKELIVIESLLRNEVPDPGGMFFNNLARTVITQAKEPQTFNFWNFLRLNPIAVAAVCLVIVLVAYNYAGFLSVRHIPLNSENEIAKNKVLQHKVIEGSVSDDISCSEYEYKDIVSTDYDGEEYSDLTL
- a CDS encoding 3-deoxy-D-manno-octulosonic acid transferase yields the protein MMFIYRLLYFAAFLLLLPYQFLKRASGLRGKWFMERAGKYGFVLKKPGSRHTAKDDVSVIDTAGKPVVWVHAVSVGETVSAVPLIKKITEEITPHVVLSTVTDTGQNTAAERLGRVGKVVYMPFDTPACVRRAIETINPDLFIVMETELWPEVFHQMSERKIPVMLLNGRISDKSFRGYKKIRFFMKEIFSKISFFGMQSEVYSERVIKLGARPDKVHTFGNFKFDVMPSKDIPDWATKMPQPLIVMGSTHEGEERLILSCYNKLKTEFATLSLIIAPRHPERFKDVERILISQHTEYQRRTKLNGTQSDVVLVDTIGELSSLYGAADIAIVGGSFLPKGGHNLLEPAFWEKPIVTGPFMDNFPMAEDFFETGAAIQADSSDLCETLRELLKNPARSAEMGRKAGELFRKNAGSIDLAVNEIKTILKNKIAYL
- a CDS encoding DegT/DnrJ/EryC1/StrS family aminotransferase, whose translation is MIPMLDLKKEFLEIEAEVIGKVTEILKSTRYVLGPHVEQFEKEFSQFLSSSNTNNFYSMGVASGTGALFLSLAALSIKKDDEVITTPFTFFATVESILYMGAKPVFVDIDDKTLNIDVNKIEEKITKKTRAILPVHLFGLPCDMDRVMDIANSHNLYVIEDCAQSTGALINGRRTGTFGDTGCFSFYPSKNLGCYGDGGAVVTKSDTIYERILSLRNHGSRGNYIHTEVGFNSRLDEIQAGVLLIKLARLDEKNRMRRENANLYNSLLKDVVKCPAEPDGYTHSYHQYTIRSPHRDKIKETLSNEGISSVVYYPIPMHLQEALKGQGLKRGVLPVSEQAASEVLSLPVYPEMPQVSIRKVADVIRSCL
- a CDS encoding TlyA family RNA methyltransferase — encoded protein: MKKRLDVLVVERALVSSRNEAQALIMSGAVVVNLSVVSKAGELVEETADIALKGVVCPYVSRGGLKLKHALSTFGISASGKTALDIGSSTGGFTDCLLKEGATRVYAVDVGYGQLDWKLRHDERVVVLERTNIRYLDRSSIKDTIDIVVIDVSFISLKLVMPKAVEFLTPFGTDKSPCSGQIIALIKPQFEVGKGEVEKGGIIKTKEKRDRVVADISEFVQGLNLKLNGVCESPIKGHKGNTEYLLYAAV
- a CDS encoding RNA polymerase sigma factor; protein product: MDEDNRLIDSYLSGNEEAVESLIKKYQKEVYSLSYRVVSDMDEAKDITQKALISAVKELKNFKKTSSFKTWLYRITVNTALNHMRGNSLIKVELTETITSNEPGPVSSLIEKERERLLKSLLAALPVRQRLTVILRVYKDLSIAETAAVMGCSEGAVKAHYHSAIKKLRISIAGKDVYEN
- the lpxB gene encoding lipid-A-disaccharide synthase, which translates into the protein MPLRVMIIAGESSGELYGALLAKKLKEKWPDVFLLGVGGSKMETEGVELIAGITSAFGIFGAISSVKKLFGTYRKLTEIFKTKRVDVLVLIDFPDFNLFVAKAAKKYGIKVLYYVSPQVWAWRTGRIKKIAERSHIIAAILPFEPEMYEKEGTDCEFVGHPAMEELLQHVSDAKSLKEEFSLNPDAPVLGIFPGSRDGELKRHLPVIVDTIKAIKSAHSEFQFIIAVAPNLHIERYKALFTTLRALEVKFVAERSLDVLAVSDVALMKSGTAAFQAALMGIPLVVFYKMPAIEFRIAKIIIDVSHINLANLIMEREVVKELIQDDATPARISAEILSLYEDSAKRESMTDDFKRLRALFESKNPTDEVVKIIANLTGD